From the Triticum urartu cultivar G1812 chromosome 4, Tu2.1, whole genome shotgun sequence genome, the window aaccttacatgtccacacacatgagaccggttccaccgactgacatgcaatttgttttgcataaaggtggctggtgggtgtctatttctcatactttagttgaatcgaatttgactacgaccggtcctagaagaaggttaaaacggcaAACTTGATAATCACTGTTGTGGTTTTTGTGTAGTTAAGAAcagttcttactagaagcccgtagcagccacataaaacttgcaacaacaaagtagaggacgtctaacttgtttttgcagagcATGTTGCGATGTGATATGGTCCagatatgatgtgatatatgttgatgtatggGTGATCACGTTTTGTAATAtcgacaaccggcaggagccttagggttgtctcttaattattgtatgaaatacaagcgccatgcaattgctttactttatcgctatgcgttagcaatagttgtagtagcaatagttggtgagacgaccccGACGCAATGATGGAGATAAAGTTGTCGAGCGGGTGActatggagatcatgatgatgctttggagatggatatcaaaagcacaagatgatgatggccatatcatgtcagaTATTTTGAttccatgtgatgtttatcctttatgcatcttattttgcttagaacggaggtagcattataagatgatcccttcactaaatttcaagataaaagtgttctccccgagtatgcacctttgccaaagttcgtcgtttcgGAGCACCTCATGATGATCAgttgtgatagactctacgttcacatataacgggtgtaagatagttttgcacatgcagaatacttgggttaaacttgacaagccaagcatgtatagacatggtttcggaacactggagaccgaaaggtcgaacgtgagtcatatagtatatatgatcaacatagagatgttcaccattgatgactaccccatctcacgtgatgatcggacatgggttagttgatttggatcatgtatcacttagataacttgagagatgtttatttaagtgggagttcattagttatttgattaattgaacttaatttatcatgaacttagtcttaatagtttttgcatatctatgttgtagatcaatggcccatgctaccgttcccctgaattttaatgtgttcctagagaaagctaagttgaaagatgaagGTAGCACCTACACAGACTAGGTCCATAACTctaggattatcctcattgctgcagagaagaattatgtccttgatgcagcGCTAGGTGACCGACCTACTGCAGGAGCTactgcagatgttatgaacgtttggcatactcgatctgatgactactcgatagttgagtgtgccatgctttacggcctagaaccaggacttcaaagacgttttgaacatcacggagcatatgagatgttccaagagctgaaattgatATTTCAAGCTAATTCCcaggttgagagatatgaagtctccaacaagttctatagctgcaagatggaggagaatagttctgtcagtgaacacacactcaaaatgtctgggtatcataaccacttgactcagctaggaaTTGATCTTCCAATTGagagtgttattgacagagttcttcagtCACTGCCACAAAGCTACAAAgccttcatgatgaactataatatgcaagggatgatgaaaatgattcctgagctcttcgcaatgcttaaggccgcggaggtagaaatcaagaaggagcatcaagtgttgatggttaacaagaccactagtttcaagaaaatggcaagggaaagaaagggaacttcaagaagaatgacaagcaagttgctgctcccgtgaagaagcccatagctggacccaagcctgagactgggtgcttctactgcaaagggaatggtcactggaagcagaaccgctccaaatacttggcggataagaaggatggcaaagtgagcAAAGGTacatttgatatacatgttattgatgtgtaccttactaatgctcgtagtaatGCCTGggcatttgatactggttcggttgctcatatttgtaactcgaaacaggagttgcggaataaatgaagattggctaaggacgaggtgacgatgcgcgtcgggaatggctccaaggtcgatgtgatcgccgtcgacacgctacctctacatctactttcggggttagttttagacctcaataattgttatttggtgccagcgttgagcatgaacattatatctggatcctatttattgcgagacggttattcatttaaattggagaataatggttgttctatttatatgagtaatatattttatggcaatgcacccttgatgaatggtctattcttgttgaatctcgatcgtagtgatacacatattcataatattgatgccaaaagatgcaaagttgataatgatagtgcaacatacttgtgccactgccatttaggtcacattggtgtaaagagcatgaagaaactccatgcgaatgggcttttggaatcacttgattatgaatcatttgatacttgcgaaccatgccttttgGGCAAATGACTAAAACttcattctccggaacaatggagcgagctaatgacttattggaaataatacataccgatgcatgcggtccgatgagtgttgaggcccacggcgggtatcgttattttctaacctttacatatgatttgagtagatatgggtatatctacttaatgaaacacaaatctgaaacatttggaaagttcaaagaatttcagagtgaagtagagactagagaatcatcgtaacaagaaaaataaagtttctatgatctgatcgggaaggtgaatatttgagttacgagtttggccttcatttaaaacaatgtggaattgtttcacaactcacgccacctggaacaccacattataatggtgtgtccgaacgtcgtaaccgtactttattagatatggtgcgttctatgatgtctcttaccgatttaccactatagttttggggttatgcattagagagagccgcattcacgttaaatagggcaccatctaaatctgttgagacgacaccgtatgaactatggtttggcaagaaacctaagctgtcgtttcttaaagtttggagatgcgacacttatgtcaaaaggcttcagcctgataagctcgaacccaaatcggagaagtgcgtcttcataggataccctaaggaaactatcgggtacaccttctaccatagatctgaaggcaagatctttggtgccaagaatgggtcctttctagagaaggagtttctctcaaaagaagtgagtgggagaaaagtagaacttgaagaggtaattgtaccttctctcgaactggatagtagcacatcagagaaaaccgttcccgtgatgcctacaccaactggagaggaagctaatgatgatgatcatgaaacttcggatcaagttactactagacctcgtaggtcgaccagagcatgttctgcaccagagtggtacggtaatcttatCTTGGAAGTTATGTTattagaccatggcgaacctatgaactatgaagaagctatgacgAGCCTAGATttcgataaatggcttgaggacatgaaatttgagataggatccatgtatgagaacaaagtatggactttggtggacttgcccgatgatcggcaagccattgagaataataaatggatcttcaagaagaagacatatgctgatggtaatgtcactatctacaaagctcgaattgtcgcgaaaggtttttgacaagttcaaggagttgactacgatgagactttctcacccgtagagatgcttaagtctgtccaaataatgttagcaattgccacattttataattgtgaaatctggcaaatggacgtcagaactgcattccttaatggatttcttaaagaagaattgtatatgatgcaaccagaaggttttgtcgatcctaaaggtgctaacaaagtgtgcaagctccagcgatccatctatggactggtgcaagcatctcagaattggaatatacgcttacggagaagcctgtatttacaagaaagtgagtgggagctctgtagcatttctgatattatatgtggatgacatattattgattggaaatgatatataatttctagatagcataaaaggatacttgaataagaattttttaatgaaagacctcggtgaagctgcttatatattgggcatcaagatctatagggatagatcgagacgcttaataggactttcacaaagcacataccttgacaaagttttgaagaagttcaaaatgtatcagtcaaagaaagggttctttccggtattacaaggtgtgaaattgagtcagactcaaagcccgaccactacagaagataaaGAAAAAACGAAAGTCGTTctctatgcctcagccataggttctatcatgtatgctatgttgtgtaacagacctgatgtgtgtcttgccaTAAGTTTGACAGGGAGGtatcaaagtaatccaggagtggatcactggacaacggtcaagaacatgctaaagtacctgaaaaggaccaaggatatgtttctcatttatgaaggtgacgaagagctcgtcgtaaatggttacgtcgatgctagcttcaaCACTGATCCGAATAACTCTAAGTCACAAatcggatacgtatttatattgaatggtgaaGCTGTCAGTTGGCGCAGTTCCAAATAGAGCGTCATGGTGGGATCTACGTATGAAGTGGAGTACATATCTACTTCGGAAGCAGCGCATGAaagagtctggatgaaggagttcatatccgatctgggtgtaatacccagtgcatcgggtccaatgaaaatattttgtgacaacactggagcaattgccttagcgaaggaattcAGGTTtaacaagagaaccaaacacatcaagagatgtctcaactccatttgtgaaaaGGTCAAGGTTGGAGACATaaagatttgcaaaatacatatggatctgaatataggacccgttgactaagcctcttccgcgagcaaaacatgatcaacaccaagactccatgggtgttagattcattacaatgtaatctagattattgactctagtgcaagtgagaaactgatgaaaatatgccctagaggcaataataaacttgttattattatatttccttatttatgataaaggtttattattcatgctagaattgtattgattgaaaacttaaatacatgtgtggatacataaacaaataccgtgtccctaatAAGACTCTACTAAGCTAGCTTattgattaaagatggttaaggtttcctaaccatagacatgtgttgtcaattgataacgggatcatatcattagaagaatgatgtgatggacaagacccatccattagcttagcatataatcgtttagtttattgctaatGATTTGATGCTTTTTTAATGTTAAAtatatattccttcgactatAAAATACGGGTTAGATTGCATGTATCCTAAAATGCACGGTACTGACCCAGCCATGATGTGTTGGTAGTTGATAGTTCAACGCCGCGGGCGGAACTAGGCCGCGCTTAGACATCAAAATTATTCATCTAAAACATCGCATTAACTCTTCATAGTTTATTTCATCCCCTGAGTTTGAACTAAAGCCACAACACTTTCTTTCATCAAAGGGAGTAAttatttttgttcactctagtaGTTCGCTTAATCTCATTTTTTATCGTTTCCCCTAGCAACCGACTAGAGTAGTCTACCGTATTTCCCGACTCCTGTTTGGATGTTAGAGTAGTTGCATCAGCGACAACGCAGTTGTGAAGTTGGTACTGCCATTATTTTTGCTCTTCAAGGCTTTGACACTTTAATTATGATGAAATTGCTATATATCCATGTGCGCTCCATCTCATTCGACCTCTCCTCCTACGGAGAGCTCAGAGTCTCTCGTGTCATACTCCATTCGTTTCAAAATAAATGACTCAACTTTATATTAACTAAAGGAGTAGGTTCTAGTGCAAGAGCTCAGTAATAACTTTACTTCATATACTTCAttcgtttctttttagtctgcatacaagatttggtcaaagtcaaacatTGTTAACTTTGACTAggtttatatgaaaaaatatcaagaTCCACAATATGAAATCAACATTGTTAGATGCATTgtgaaattaattttcataccATATAGCTTTAGTATcgtagatgttgatatttttctTCATAAACTTGGTCAATTTTTACAAAGTTTGATTTTGATTAAAttttatatgcagactaaaaaatGAAGGGAGTAAAAGAAATAGGAGTATATGCGTGCTCGCATAGTTGTCTGGTGCAAGAAAAAAGACTTGGAGCAGTAGACCGCAGACGAGCGTGACTGCGAGTCTGCCCGCGGCAGCACTAGCAGCCACTCCGAACCGGGATCAATTGGTTTGAATGAAAATTTTGGGGCCGACGGATCTGCGCGGGAGGCAGCGTGCATGCGTGACAGCTACCCCGCCATGTAAGCCCCAAGCCCCTGCCCGCGCACCACGCAAGCATTTTGTCTGTCCGATTCGTCCTGGCACGCCCCGCTCCATCCATGCAATGCAATGCATGTTGTGCACCGGGACACGGCGGGATCCACCGTACGCTGTCGCCTCTAGCGCTAGCCATCACAGCAAGCTTCGTGAGTGAGTAGTATGATTGCTTGATTGGTTGCGATGCTCACTGCTCTCTGCGGTGGAAGTACACAGTGAACCGTCGTCACATCGCCATGACACCGAATTGACCGCGCAACAAACCCCGACCGTGCGGGACGTCCACTACAACACCACACTATTTGCCAGTGACTGAATCTGCACTTGAGGATCCTCAGGCGAGCCGAGCCGGCGAGGGGAACAGCACAGGGGCCAGAAAGAATGAAAGAAAAAGAGCGGCGTGGAATCCGGAATCCCCACGTTGGCCGTCGCGACGTGGCCGGCGGGGCCAGGTGGCACGTGAAGGCACGAGGTGCGTGTCCGCCCAGCCTCTTCCTACGCCCGGACCCTTCTTCGGGCATGGCATGGACGACCTGGAAGCGGACAGCCGAGCCTACGACGGGATAGGGATGAGATATTTGCCACACCATCTCCACATCCCTTTCCGATCTCTCGCACGGCGAATCGCCTCTCCTCCAATCCCCTGCCGGCGCCCACGTGAACGCACCCGCCCGCATTTGCGGCCCCAGCCTCCGCGCGCCACGTCCATACGCCGGCCCGCTGAGTCACGCCGCCGGGGGGAAGAAACGCCGCACGCCGGTCCATGGACCCGGCCCAGGGAGCCGGCGGGCGACTCGGTGTCCTCATCCATGGTGCATGTATAAATAGGTTCCTCCCCCGTCGACTCTGCACGCCTTATCACCACACAACCCCATATACACACGGTTCCTCAGATTACGACTACGatcgaggaagaggaagaagatacAATATGGCCCTgggagacgactctccggcctcCTACATCCGCATGGTATGTGCTACTACAATCGTCGTCTTCCCATCCCCTAATTCGTACCTTGGTCTGCTGCTCCCTTGGTTCTTCTAGTTCTAGCTAGCAGATAGATGATCACCAGCATCAGCATGCACAGGACATTGATTTCTCACGTCGACATCAGAATTGGTCAACTAATTAAGGTGGGATTTTTAATTTGCAGGTTCACCATCTGATAGAGAAGTGCATGACGTTCGGGATGAGCATGGAGGAGTGCATGGAGGCGCTGTCCAAGCGCGCCGACGTTCAGCCGGTCGTCACCTCCACAGGTCGGTCCGTCTCAAATCAGTTACTTCCTCTGATCAGCAGGAACACACTTATCTGTACTGACGCTGAGTTGGCGTGCTTGCAGTATGGAAAGAGCTGGAGAAGGAGAACAAGGAGTTCTTCGACAGATACAACAAGCAGTTGAGATCAGAAAAGGGAGGCCGAAGCagctgcagcagcagcagcgacagCAGCTCCTAATGATCAACAGGAGATGCGTGCTGCTTAGATGTTAGCCATTCTGCACTTGGTAGAACGAATAATTAGAAGATCGATGGGGCGGGAAGTCAGCTAACGCGACACGATTTATGTGTGCTGGTGCATGTACAGGAATCATAAGCCATCTCGTACTGTTGCCATATTCTTCAGATGTAATTGTACTCATCATGTATCCATCTCCCACAGCTCTCGGTTCAGACTTTTCATACCTCTGTGGAGATTACCTACGGCACCACTGTGTGCTAATCGTCCAAGCAAAGCTTTATCCTGTAATTGGATCTCCGTCTTCTCTTTCTAACGAGCAAAAAAAAAAACGGTTGTCCTGCACAGAAAAAACACTGTTCTCCCCTAACCAGAGATACTAGTACACATGTTCACGGGAAAACGAAGGAAACATGCTATATGCTCAGCGAGAAGTTGGTGTACACGAACGTGCTCCGTGACGGGATGGGACATCTTGTCGTTGGGTCGCTGAAGCCAGCGTGGAACGGTCCAAACAAGGAAAGTTTGCACCGGCGCCATACGTGTGTGCAGTGCCGTGGAATCGGTGATGGGATTCTGCACGGGACAAGGACCCCTCGCCTCTTCTTTCCTCTGATTTTGACGTGACAAGCAACAACTTCGCGAGGCAAAATGGGCAAAAATAACCTCGAAACGCCACTAATTCACAAAGGGTGAGAAAAGGGTGAAACTTTTTCACCCAACTAATCCTTTTGTGTAGTGGCTGATTAATAGGTGCTACACGCATGCGGTGTGGCACCCTGAGGCTGGGCAAGGGCCCACCTCACTCTGGTTGTACAACGTCTAGCCGACACGCGCTACACTGCTTTGTGTAGCGCCTAGACAAAAGACGCTACACGTGCACTTACTAACCGTCACGGCCGGTCCTTCCTAGCCTAGTCCCTACACAAGTGGCGGCCGGTCCTTCCTAGCCTAGTCCCTACACAAACTCCAAGAGCATTTGAACAGAGGACGTCTGGACGcgattctctctctctctcccttcttAAATTCCTCACTAAATCCTGCAGATTTGAAGATTTTTCTTCGTGGATTTTGACCTCAATCTCTCCCTTAAGGTAATTTTCTCTGATTCCTTTTCATTTGAAAAAATGCTCACATTTGCTCAAGTCTATCATGTTTGGGCAAACCCTAGTTTTTCATGGATTTTGAAATATGTAtggaaatatgagatgattgTTTGGCATTTgttaggattaggcttcttagtatgttagggttagggttatggTTCTTGTTATGTTGGGGTTAGGGTTATGGTTCTTCACTACTaaggaaaagcctagcagtagcgtgggttttTGGCCTAGTAGTAGCGCGAGATGCCGCGCTATTGATAAGACGCTACAGCTAAAGGTTAGCAGTAGTGTTGGTCAACACACGCTACTGTTATAAGTACTTAGTAGTATTGATTTTTTCGTAACACGCTACTGGTAAGTACTAGCAACGCGCCTCTGAGcctgcgctactactattattgcgtattattttttttcttcatttTATGTCGTATTCATACACCATTATACAAGTTTTCATGCAGTAGCAATTTatagattgtttttacatcacaatgagttattacatcactagatgaaagaaccgtggactagtttcaagtggatggatcaagtggatggatccatccacttgaaactaatccgcggttctttcacccaatgatataataaatcattgtcatcatcatcatatcattaacaacttatcatcatactacatcattgtcatataacacctcctcatgaTCAATTTTATCAATGAGACATCATATagcaagttggtcactagtcataatcacaactcctcctcatcatcatcaactctaacacattgtagcACATAATAACACATTGTACCAAGGACCTGATCCTctctcataggacctactacccTCTTTTAGGTAAAATAGTATAAAACAAGATAGGCCCTGGccctccattatggagaatgaagattatcctgtctccaattcttgtgCTTCGCACAATGTTGTTTCCAAGTAGCTCCCTATGATTAATCATACATTTTTTCCAATCAAAGATTGTCATGTCTCCATCGGTTTTAGAAATCCGGTATGAACAACAGTGATGCGTAGGATGACCTGGCCGTAAGCTCATAACATCAAGGCGACCTTTCGGAAATATCAGATGAGCAACAATCGTTCAGGGTTTTCTGTtgaaaacatagtaataacttcgtagttagcaatgtagttgagttttagaagaatttatgcaaaagattcacgaatgtcgtaatagtaaaaaatctttccatgacatctccatggatgttaccgtagttcaacacgtgcactagtggcacatattgaccataatgtgcaggagtttgataatagatattgtaattctcaagatcattAATAAATCAGATCACATGATTTTCCCCTGATAAGTTAATTctgagccatcggtgtagtaggttctgtctaccatcttccgcacattctttgtagaatgaaaataagctatcaatgaaaataagctgtcaactattttgaaataaataatataaattacttaataactatgtttgagaaactcacatagcggtagaagtgtatcaacaaggacccaaatgtccatattgtcttcgccgatgtcaggatcaccaagatccatggtgacaagcataccctcatgaaaatcatacgtcttgcaaagtgcttcccaattcgggcaaccaaaatgggttacgctctcagaattgtatagatttacatcaaaatccataccatgatgggtccttacGTGAATTATATTTGTTTCCATACTTTCATGATCTTCAAAATTcgtcctctccaagacatagtgtcttgcatggcatgggataagctagtcgaattgtaaaataCGAAACTTACACGTTGAAGAAGCAGAAGTcgtgcttaattacgaaaaaacacttgtcattgttgcgtaccgtttcaacatcgaaggtctcctggagcttaatgctgaagcgtcGACCTTCtaccaggtgaggcctgtcgcataGACCCCGGTCGTCGCCGCACCAGTCGCACTCcaccgggagactttcgtcgtccgacgACGACATGGAcaacatttcctatgttcataattcaaagattaaacttgtacaattaaatatatatactacaaaactaaattagatcattattattcatcatgggttgactatcggtctgtcgagtcttttcttgaaaactctcagctcacgtggtgtatatattcgaccgtcggtgatggtcgctcCTCCCTTCGTCTCCGAGTGCATTACTATttgggaacgcagtaatttcaaaattttcttacgcacacgcaagatccatctaggtgatgtatagcaacgagaggggatagagtgttgtctacgtaccctcatagaccgtaagcggaagcgttatgataacgcagttgatgtagtcgtacgtcttcatgatccgaccgatcctagcaccgaagttacatcacctccgcgatctgcacatgtttagctcggtgacgtcccatgaactctagatctagttgagtgtcgagggagagttttgtcagcacgacggcgtgatgacggtgatgatgaagttaccgatgcatggcttcacctaagcactacaacaatatgaccgaggtcgAAATCTGTGGAGGatggcaccgcacatggctaagagatcaacttgtgtgtcctagggtgccccctgccaccgtatataaaggagcaaggggggaggccggccggcccttggggcgcccaaggagaggaggaatcctcctcctagtaggagtaggattcatcctttcctagtcctactaggagggggaaggaaggagtgggagaggggaaggaaaaggagggcgccgccccccttcctagtccaattcgaactcaagggggagggggtgcgcggcctgccctggcagcccctctctctctccactaaggcccatctaggcccattagtccccccccccgggggatggtccggtaaccctccaacactccggttttatccgaaaccatccggaacacttccggtgtccgaatatagccgtccaatgtattaatctttatgtctcgaccatttcgagactcctcatcatgttcgtgaccacatccgagactccgaacaaccttcggtatatcaaaacacataaactcataataccgatcgtcactgaacgttaagcgtgcggaccctacgggttcgagaactatgtagacatgaccgagactcatctccgttcaataaccaatagcggaacctggatgctcatattggttcctacatattctacgaagatctttatcggtcaaaccgcataacaacatacgttgttccttttgtcatcagtatgttacttgcccgagattcgatcgtcggtatctcaatacctagttcaatcttgttaccgacaagtctctttactcgttccgtaatgcaacatccagtaactaactcattattcacattgcttacaaggcttatagtgatgtgcattaccgagagggcccaaagatacctctccaatacacagagtgacaaatcctaatctcgatctatgccaactcaacaaacaccatcggggacacctgtagagcatctttatagtcacccagttacgttgtgatgtttgatagcacactaagtgttcctccggtatccgggagttgcataatctcatagtcataggaacatgtataagttatggagaaagcaataacagtaaactaa encodes:
- the LOC125553957 gene encoding uncharacterized protein LOC125553957; its protein translation is MALGDDSPASYIRMVHHLIEKCMTFGMSMEECMEALSKRADVQPVVTSTVWKELEKENKEFFDRYNKQLRSEKGGRSSCSSSSDSSS